The Pochonia chlamydosporia 170 chromosome 1, whole genome shotgun sequence genome window below encodes:
- a CDS encoding Sm ribonucleoprotein (LSM)-related domain-containing protein (similar to Metarhizium robertsii ARSEF 23 XP_007818639.2), translating to MADTGDDTGHVSEPLDLVRLLLNEVVFVKLRGDRELKGKLHAYDSHCNLVLGEVEETIYAADEDDETINRKSEMLFVRGDSVVLISPQVPF from the exons ATGGCGGACACTGGCGACGACACCGGTCACGTCTCCGAACCCCTCGACCTCGTCAGGCTGCTGTTGAATGAGGTCGTCTTTGTCAAGCTGAGGGGTGACCGGGAGCTCAAGGGCAAGCTACAT GCCTACGACAGTCACTGCAACTTGGTACTCGGTGAGGTGGAGGAGACCATCTATGCTgccgatgaggatgatgagacaATCAACCGCAAGTCAGAAATGCTCTTTGTCAGAG GAGATAGCGTTGTTTTAATATCACCGCAAGTTCCCTTCTGA
- a CDS encoding chitin synthase export chaperone (similar to Magnaporthe oryzae 70-15 XP_003716879.1), with protein sequence MSGFGDFTSICENAPLPLCANVGPTLPATNRVGIEPDCYARNIALANTIIFEGAASAMHIVALIMTIVMILHVRSKFTAVGRKEILSFFYIYMLLTFISLVVDAGVVPPSSGPFPYFVSIQNGLSNALVTCLLINGFVGFQLYEDGTPLSVWMMRICSLVAFAISFLVSLATFKGWAGLNPTNTVGLFVVLYLLNAIELFIYVGMQVLLVTRTLHDRWPLGDIAFGVFFFVAGQVILYAFSSKICTAVSHYLDGLFFATVCNLLGVMMVYKYWDSITKEDLEFSVGTRMNNWEVKELLPEDERRATVYADDPYGHTSSYDLPYSPTAHRYSTKY encoded by the exons ATGTCTGGCTTTGGAGACTTCACCTCCATCTGCGAGAATGCGCCGCTTCCTCTTTGCGCCAACGTTGGGCCGACGCTCCCTGCCACCAACCGCGTTGGCATCGAACCAGATTGCTATGCTCGCAATATCGCccttgccaacaccatcatcttcgaAGGTGCCGCGTCTGCTATGCACATCGTGGCGCTTATCATGACTATTGTAATGATTCTCCATGTTCGTAGCAAGTTCACGGCTGTTGGCCGAAAGGAGATCTTATCCTTCTTCTACATTTACATGCTCTTGACCTTCATCTCTTTGGTCGTTGATGCTGGAGTTGTTCCACCTTCCAGCGGACCTTTTCCCTACTTTGTCAGCATACAGAATGGTCTGAGCAATGCGCTGGTAACATGCTTGCTTATCAACGGGTTTGTGGGGTTCCAGTTGTACGAGGATGGCACGCCGCTCTCGGTCTGGATGATGCGAATTTGCTCTCTCGTTGCGTTTGCTATCAGCTTCCTCGTTTCTCTCGCCACTTTCAAAGGATGGGCTGGTCTGAACCCAACCAACACCGTCGGCCTGTTTGTCGTCTTGTATCTGCTGAATGCCATTGAGTTGTTCATATACGTGGGCATGCAGGTCCTTCTGGTAACCCGAACCTTGCACGACCGATGGCCACTGGGTGATATTGCCTTTGGAGTCTTCTTTTTCGTCGCCGGACAAGTCATTCTTTATGCCTTCAGCAGCAAAATCTGCACAGCTGTGAGCCACTATCTCGACGGCTTGTTCTTTGCCACAGTTTGCAACCTGTTGGGGGTCATGATGGTATACAAG TACTGGgactccatcaccaaggaagacttggagtTTTCTGTGGGAACACGCATGAACAACTGGGAAGTAAAGGAGCTTTTGCCGGAAGATGAGCGCAGGGCAACAGTCTACGCGGATGATCCCTACGGCCATACTAGCAGTTATGACCTGCCATACTCACCAACCGCACACCGTTACTCGACGAAATACTAA
- a CDS encoding mitochondrial ATPase expression domain-containing protein — MALRRPLWPKSSLNRLCTSRTDLSPQAVRCANSKLLSKPRQRHLATHVATATATAPRQHHFNEFLPPRDRTELDDVLSAVQSQNPDLLYKAFLQWTDILGNPSSPLRDAAIEQAQELPGPSFSEILRSIDPLITSRKHDVAHGLNLTQGQTQFTDTSKWVDEFGVRDHHRQVLRGMQILMEVRTGSPYGLTPADFEVFLRCAGAAADYQATKNFWATMAPHGLQDARTAKTWTEFIKSRFLIEPTYYQFDRSRVAVMARDLYSNRRPLPMATLKRMDNMRHSINAFKREPWNRRPDELDEDMRRLLRRRIDFRGYKGHWVRALYYGREMDEELLCASLIAFARSSSLHSIKTLILENYYGINIVEDAESSPGNPQISGGIDLPPHSPIKPTEKLLNAIVEAFGSMSHIPLGMKLLDFVSQRYDIPIPHETWSNLLNWTYLCASKPFKPMRKLHGDFQSTFTTAADVREVFNVMTSPPYNITPTFDNYDIYIKTLIAQRSFGRALTIVRNDILPFYEAVINDYELAVQDEILQNDLGPSPQATHRRHQAQLYKDHIHHRISSWFDKLLKTASANKGHRDGAVMKTMIPNLVVEFADFFPHQIRYRTAQGVVQIDRPEATRRFEWVRRWRETLPQKKAGIHARGKQGSDEPDFAYPMVPTLRLLEWQRRPRRRMDNLGRAPKDAESRSWWDRLEEELVL, encoded by the coding sequence atggcgttgagaaggcCTCTCTGGCCAAAGTCGAGTCTGAATCGACTATGCACATCTCGAACTGACCTCAGTCCTCAAGCTGTGAGATGTGCCAATTCCAAGCTCCTCAGCAAACCGCGCCAACGACATCTGGCCACTCATGTGGCCACCGCAACCGCAACAGCTCCTCGCCAGCATCATTTCAACGAGTTTCTCCCACCCCGTGACCGCACAGAGCTCGACGATGTGTTGAGTGCGGTACAGAGCCAGAACCCGGACCTGCTGTACAAGGCCTTTCTCCAATGGACAGATATCCTTGGTAACCCGAGCTCACCATTGAGGGATGCAGCTATCGAACAGGCGCAGGAGCTTCCAGGGCCGTCATTCTCGGAGATCTTACGCAGCATTGATCCGTTGATAACGTCAAGAAAACACGATGTTGCACATGGGCTCAATCTAACCCAAGGTCAAACTCAGTTCACCGACACCAGCAAATGggttgatgagtttggaGTGCGAGaccaccatcgccaagtACTTCGTGGCATGCAGATACTCATGGAAGTCCGAACTGGCTCACCATATGGCCTCACGCCAGCTGACTTTGAGGTGTTTTTGAGATGTGCCGGCGCCGCGGCGGATTATCAAGCTACCAAGAACTTTTGGGCCACCATGGCACCCCATGGTCTTCAGGATGCCCGTACTGCAAAAACGTGGACTGAATTCATCAAGTCTCGGTTTCTGATTGAACCAACCTACTATCAATTTGACCGATCACGCGTAGCCGTCATGGCTCGTGACTTGTACAGCAACCGACGCCCCCTGCCAATGGCCACACTAAAGCGCATGGACAACATGAGACACAGCATCAATGCTTTCAAAAGGGAGCCCTGGAACCGGAGACCAGACGAGTTGGATGAAGACATGCGGCGACTTCTCCGTCGCCGAATCGACTTCCGTGGCTACAAAGGCCACTGGGTTCGGGCGTTGTACTATGGCCGCGAAATGGACGAAGAGCTCCTCTGCGCCTCTCTCATTGCCTTTGCCCGATCCAGCTCCTTACATTCCATCAAGACACTCATTCTCGAAAACTACTACGGCATAAATATCGTGGAAGACGCCGAGTCAAGCCCCGGAAACCCTCAAATCTCAGGCGGAATCGACCTCCCTCCTCACTCACCCATCAAACCAACCGAGAAGctcctcaacgccatcgTCGAGGCATTCGGGTCCATGTCCCACATCCCACTAGGCATGAAGctcctcgactttgtctCGCAACGATACgacatccccatcccccacGAAACATGGTCCAACCTCCTCAACTGGACGTACCTCTGCGCCTCAAAGCCCTTCAAGCCCATGAGAAAGCTCCACGGCGACTTCCAATCCACCTTCACAACAGCCGCCGACGTCCGTGAAGTCTTCAACGTCATGACCTCGCCGCCATACAACATAACCCCCACTTTCGACAACTACGACATCTACATCAAGACGCTTATCGCGCAACGCTCATTTGGCCGCGCCCTCACCATCGTCAGAAACGACATCCTCCCCTTCTACGAAGCCGTCATCAACGACTACGAACTCGCCGTCCAAGATGAAATCCTCCAAAACGACCTCGGCCCCTCTCCGCAAGCCACCCATCGTCGCCACCAAGCCCAACTGTACAAGgaccacatccaccaccgCATATCAAGCTGGTTCGACAAGCTCCTCAAAACTGCCTCCGCAAACAAGGGCCACCGCGACGGAGCCGTCATGAAGACCATGATCCCCAACCTCGTCGTCGAATTCGCCGACTTCTTCCCCCACCAGATTCGATACCGCACCGCCCAGGGCGTCGTGCAGATCGACCGTCCGGAGGCAACCCGTCGGTTTGAGTGGGTTCGACGCTGGCGAGAGACCCTGCCCCAGAAAAAGGCTGGTATTCATGCTCGAGGGAAGCAAGGCTCCGATGAGCCGGATTTTGCGTACCCCATGGTACCTACCTTGAGGTTGCTGGAGTGGCAGCGTAGACCACGGAGGAGAATGGACAATCTGGGAAGGGCACCCAAGGATGCGGAATCGAGGAGCTGGTGGGATCggttggaggaggagctcgtCTTGTAA
- a CDS encoding O-methyltransferase family 3 (similar to Cordyceps militaris CM01 XP_006674697.1), whose translation MKTGVSSLYPNEIVADKVTSYSERHSTRLPQHITDYHAWVESNHPRAAYMISDFQGQYLVFLAHTIGAKRVLEIGVYVGYSALVWAHAVGKDGKVTGLEASREYVNMSRDGFARLGVKNVDIVEGDAVETLKALTPDEPYDIIFIDAQKSGYPTYLQTILEKSQPGASNRLLRQGGLIVADNVLRRGLVADDSDTNPYAAQDQKAKNRSEYETDGDLGYLRQFNDAAMESVRVESFLMPLYDGVGMVRLVD comes from the exons ATGAAGACGGGCGTGTCATCCCTATACCCCAACGAAATAGTTGCCGACAAGGTAACGTCATATTCGGAAAGGCACTCTACTCGTCTGCCCCAACATATAACAGACTACCATGCTTGGGTTGAAAGCAACCACCCGCGTGCAGCGTACATGATATCCGACTTCCAAGGCCAGTACCTTGTGTTTCTGGCACACACAATTGGTGCGAAGCGAGTTCTCGAGATTGGGGTCTACGTGGGATACTCGGCGCTGGTGTGGGCACACGCCGTTGGAAAGGACGGCAAAGTAACTGGCCTTGAGGCGTCGAGGGAATATGTGAATATGTCGAGAGATGGCTTTGCTCGGTTGGGCGTGAAGAATGTGGATATTGTGGAGGGGGATGCGGTTGAAAC TCTAAAGGCGTTGACTCCTGATGAGCCATATGACATTATTTTCATCGATGCCCAAAAGTCAGGATATCCCACCTACCTGCAGACGATTCTGGAGAAATCCCAGCCTGGGGCGAGCAACCGTCTGCTCAGACAGGGTGGCTTGATTGTTGCGGATAATGTTCTTCGTCGGGGACTCGTTGCAGATGATAGTGATACGAATCCCTATGCGGCGCAGGATCAAAAGGCTAAGAATAGGAGCGAATATGAAACTGATGGCGATTTGGGGTATCTGAGGCAGTTTAACGATGCTGCGATGGAGAGCGTCAGAGTTGAAAGCTTTCTCATGCCTTTgtatgatggtgttggcatgGTTCGATTGGTTGATTAG
- a CDS encoding mucin (similar to Cordyceps militaris CM01 XP_006673262.1) encodes MSVKLSSPASFLLPSRTTSNNCRRQNLASQIVLAKLPPLVNTSSFLGNGLRTPPVDEMSTTYQPAMPASYDAHSLHSYSALSHPGHVRSVVEDGRGAQQHRFSAHQLHIRNGPYSSTEAATDTTVHQISARSTPAADSSMAAKQSSSTSRRGSETLIYHSLQLPKCISPTGGNLSEFAAQMTCLFWFESIDELKKAETNRSRLPNAPIPRLPALARPHEQFRKWVYNVLSTTQVTQNVILLALQFIYRLKMSTPQIKGRAGSEYRLLTVALMLGNKFLDDNTYTNKTWAEVSCFAVQEIHVMEVEFLSNMRYNLLASKEEWEEWLVKLSCFHDYYERASNLPASPIHIPSPTNKALYSPIPSPTGTGIPPFTPSTKFNLSPSSRHSQNISTYQADAPSPLATKVSIPLPSSRKRSPEDDLAGHPAKRLVHPPAGQILQGVPNTRLNGHVDNRLPVPHLTVVTNHAQSQFGHGQVYTAQGSVPSTSQQVASLPPLQTGVRAMSTVYQTNAPVGATLQPQSTGPVPSAPAISRPAYTAASLPSQPQMSYGTPTRHQSPVSLAPTYGSSPLVEPFGPGSAVHTPMVHTPISNSPSVYLQHRASPYKPIRHVNRLLYPPPSASLDQYHLSVPVQPNQMHYQPLGRRHDLRTGIVPEFLVYNRGQQQHLPPHVTQQGQFQP; translated from the exons ATGTCCGTTAAATTATCTTCTCCAGCCTCGTTCCTGCTTCCTTCACGAACTACAAGCAACAACTGTCGCAGACAGAATCTTGCCTCCCAAATTGTCCTTGCAAAGCTCCCGCCTCTGGTCAACACCTCCTCTTTCCTGGGCAACGGGCTCAGGACACCACCGGTCGACGAGATGAGCACAACTTATCAACCAGCGATGCCTGCTTCTTACGATGCCCATTCCTTGCACAGCTATTCAGCACTGTCGCATCCTGGCCACGTCAGGTCCGTTGTAGAAGACGGGAGAGGCGCCCAGCAACATCGTTTCTCGGCTCATCAGCTTCACATTCGAAATGGGCCTTATTCctcaacagaggcagccaCGGATACGACAGTCCATCAAATCAGTGCACGGTCAACTCCAGCAGCGGATTCCTCAATGGCGGCTAAACAGTCCTCTTCGACGTCTCGCAGAGGCTCCGAAACATTAATTTACCACAGCTTGCAGCTGCCAAAATGTATCAGTCCTACCGGAGGAAATCTATCCGAGTTCGCTGCTCAG ATGACGTGCTTGTTCTGGTTTGAGTCTATTGACGAGCTGAAAAAGGCCGAGACGAATCGATCACGACTACCAAATGCACCAATTCCACGCCTTCCTGCCTTGGCCAGGCCCCACGAGCAGTTTCGAAAATGGGTGTACAATGTTTTATCAACCACCCAAGTCACGCAAAATGTTAttttgctggcattgcaATTCATCTATCGCCTGAAGATGTCGACACCGCAGATAAAGGGACGGGCTGGTAGTGAATATCGGCTTTTGACGGTGGCTCTGATGCTAGGAAATAAAT TCCTTGACGACAACACATACACCAATAAGACCTGGGCTGAGGTATCTTGCTTTGCTGTCCAGGAAATTCATGTCATGGAAGTGGAATTCCTCAGTAACATGCGATATAACTTATTGGCTTCGAAAGAGGAATGGGAGGAGTGGCTTGTGAAGCTTTCTTGCTTCCATGATTATTATGAGCGAGCTTCAAACCTTCCAGCTTCGCCCATTCATATACCGTCACCTACCAACAAAGCTTTGTACTCGCCCATTCCCTCGCCAACTGGGACAGGAATACCACCATTCACCCCTTCAACAAAGTTCAATTTGTCCCCAAGCTCCAGACATTCGCAAAACATTTCGACTTACCAGGCCGATGCCCCATCCCCGCTAGCAACCAAGGTTTCAATACCCTTGCCATCCTCTCGAAAGCGAAGCCCGGAGGACGATTTGGCCGGCCATCCTGCCAAACGACTTGTGCACCCTCCGGCGGGACAAATCTTGCAAGGTGTCCCCAACACGCGACTTAATGGACACGTTGACAATAGATTACCGGTTCCTCACTTAACAGTGGTGACGAACCATGCTCAGAGTCAATTCGGACATGGTCAAGTTTACACGGCACAAGGCTCGGTTCCGTCTACATCTCAGCAAGTGGCTTCTCTTCCCCCGCTGCAAACAGGCGTTCGAGCAATGTCTACTGTCTATCAGACCAATGCTCCAGTCGGTGCTACTTTGCAACCACAATCCACTGGGCCTGTTCCATCTGCACCTGCGATATCCAGACCAGCCTATACGGCGGCGAGCTTgcccagccagcctcaaATGTCATATGGCACTCCGACCAGGCATCAGAGCCCAGTCAGTCTAGCGCCTACGTATGGGTCATCACCACTGGTAGAGCCTTTCGGGCCTGGTTCAGCGGTTCACACGCCCATGGTTCACACGCCGATTTCTAATTCGCCAAGTGTTTATCTTCAGCATAGAGCCAGCCCGTACAAGCCCATCCGCCATGTCAACAGGCTTCTCTATCCGCCACCATCAGCGTCCCTCGATCAGTATCATCTTTCGGTTCCAGTACAGCCGAACCAAATGCACTATCAGCCACTTGGCCGACGACACGATCTTCGTACTGGTATTGTCCCCGAGTTCCTGGTCTATAACCGAggtcagcaacaacatcttccacCACACGTTACACAGCAAGGACAGTTTCAGCCTTAA
- a CDS encoding ATPase, AAA-type, core (similar to Cordyceps militaris CM01 XP_006674698.1), with translation MSQSGIGEPSSQKLHPFFAKGTSCDPSSAVPTSNFVNDSRFDEHNTPNSTLEAGHDAPPAKRHKSEHQESHYDPGIGSLKNSTATGTSEASPACPLPAVSDQPLPTSQQVNANSVPNQQGLQSGPHNVANAVGPDTAQAASLPSCIQHSEQHEQREGKKVLKLNSKTGTLGSPPKPKQKPKKNSRIVCIKYGHNEKSRSEIGLKIAQILDGSLQLPRTPTKPRSNKRSTRNSDNPAKPSSSMKVTHPFFSGKPKARSSTPAQPTESVTKSPSKRNSVFMSTPVSPRKPRNPFSPANTTRMPQFGIKSGGTKVPGAKYPMWPTKGMSHIRGNDVYPITAEENGVETGGSKKSKGQVTLISPGESVLVVVADRIDIERVRCNLPQDADSFNPAPAELRIPQKRCESGPKLQHRIRSQLTTTSHLALAGVEDLSVDELAGPAPKLAHPAISRHYLSLGTQLSAYDRSTCESLSWTHKYAPASAAQVLQKHNEAHHIKQWLEAMKVQSVETGSSDSTGDKGRHKADALPKKKRKKNKVDDFIVDTDEEGSELEEITGSDGEGIAPTEGLKSVVRFGGLRSKEPGRLKNSIIISGPHGCGKTAAVYAIAKELDFEVFEINSGTRRSGKDILERVGDMTRNHLVQQHRAQQPPTDREADDESKESKSGKQGMMTAFFKTKAAPEKKEKPKPSSAAPAPKPSPKGQKQSLILIEEADVLYEEDKQFWATLMGMMNQSRRPFVITCNDESLIPLQSLNLHGIFRFSPAPMPVAVDLCLVIAANEGHSLRRSAVESLYRARYHDLRATISDLNFWCQIGVGDRRGGFDWFYKRWPKGCDIDKRGDIVRVISEDTYQNGMGWIGRDVIVSECDRYDREVEALRQCWNFWRADVGDWCQSSELCKVTKATLEAPEAYGKKAAALEALDQFYQAMSDADICSGGVCATWMREPVDASLPDLPTKTRDDFIIGRSLLEADGYTQTANPSKTISMALKSQARAQLRSQLQDIRQSPDSLGLGPIDESWTVSRLEASFHKSPSTVTRMDIAYAFDPIAVAPKSQPSSHLDPSVFDRTMRLIVLDVAPWIRGIVAFEHQLMQERLKLSSILSEGGTRKRMRNTRSAYSALEGGERGSTRREQYFGDCLTTQLVMRTGGDSWQNSLASVRSSIHGTETPTNERATPMEETDL, from the coding sequence ATGAGCCAAAGTGGCATTGGCGAGCCATCGTCCCAAAAACTTCACCCCTTCTTCGCCAAAGGGACCTCCTGCGACCCGAGTTCGGCGGTTCCGACATCTAACTTTGTGAACGACTCACGGTTTGACGAACATAATACTCCTAACTCGACACTTGAAGCAGGACACGATGCTCCCCCCGCGAAAAGACATAAATCAGAGCATCAGGAATCCCACTATGACCCCGGGATAGGCAGCCTAAAAAACAGCACAGCAACTGGCACATCCGAAGCTTCCCCAGCCTGTCCTCTTCCCGCTGTTTCCGACCAACCTTTGCCGACTTCGCAGCAAGTGAATGCCAATTCAGTACCAAATCAACAGGGACTGCAATCTGGCCCCCACAATGTTGCGAATGCCGTGGGTCCTGACACCGCGCAGGCAGCTTCACTACCGAGCTGCATTCAGCATTCTGAACAACATGAACAACGTGAGGGAAAGAAGGTCCTCAAGCTGAATTCTAAGACCGGGACTCTAGGCTCtccgccaaagccaaagcaaaaGCCTAAGAAAAACTCCCGCATAGTCTGCATCAAATATGGCCACAACGAGAAATCCAGGAGTGAAATTGGACTCAAGATTGCTCAGATTCTGGATGGCTCCCTACAACTCCCAAGAACACCCACGAAACCGCGATCAAACAAGAGGTCAACCAGAAATAGTGATAATCCAGCCAAACCCTCGTCTTCTATGAAGGTTACTCACCCCTTCTTCTCGGGGAAACCCAAAGCACGTTCGTCAACGCCTGCTCAACCAACAGAATCCGTCACAAAATCACCGTCAAAGAGGAATTCTGTATTTATGTCCACGCCCGTCTCTCCGAGGAAGCCGAGAAACCCTTTCTCACCGGCAAATACTACAAGGATGCCCCAGTTCGGGATTAAGTCTGGGGGTACCAAAGTGCCTGGGGCCAAATATCCAATGTGGCCAACAAAAGGCATGTCACATATTCGAGGAAATGACGTCTATCCAATTACCGCTGAAGAAAATGGAGTTGAAACCGGAGGTTCCAAAAAATCGAAAGGTCAAGTCACATTAATCAGCCCAGGTGAATCAGTGCTAGTAGTTGTTGCAGACCGAATCGACATTGAAAGGGTTCGCTGTAACTTGCCGCAAGATGCCGACTCTTTCAATCCCGCCCCGGCAGAGCTTCGTATACCGCAGAAACGATGTGAGAGTGGTCCAAAATTGCAACATCGAATACGATCCCAACTCACAACTACCTCACATTTGGCATTGGCGGGCGTGGAAGATCTGAGTGTCGATGAATTGGCTGGGCCAGCGCCAAAGTTGgctcatccagcaattaGCCGGCACTACCTGTCACTGGGAACACAATTATCAGCATACGATAGGTCGACCTGCGAAAGTTTATCTTGGACACACAAATATGCACCCGCCTCAGCCGCTCAAGTTCTGCAAAAACACAATGAGGCCCATCACATCAAACAATGGCTAGAAGCGATGAAGGTCCAGTCAGTTGAAACTGGCAGTAGTGACTCGACAGGCGATAAAGGTAGACATAAAGCCGACGCATTGcccaagaaaaagagaaaaaagaacaaggtggATGACTTCATTGTCGATACGGACGAGGAAGGAAGCGAATTGGAAGAGATTACTGGAAGCGACGGCGAAGGCATCGCTCCCACGGAGGGTCTGAAGTCAGTTGTCCGATTTGGCGGTCTTAGGTCCAAAGAACCCGGACGTTTAAAGAACAGCATTATCATCAGCGGCCCACACGGGTGTGGCAAGACGGCTGCTGTATACGCAATTGCAAAAGAGCTAGATTTTGAGGTCTTTGAGATAAACTCTGGCACCCGGCGAAGCGGCAAAGATATTCTCGAAAGGGTTGGCGATATGACGCGAAACCACTTGGTTCAACAACACCGAGCTCAGCAACCACCAACAGACAGAGAGGCCGACGACGAGAGCAAGGAGTCAAAATCCGGCAAGCAAGGTATGATGACAGCAttcttcaagaccaaggctgctccagagaagaaggagaagccaAAACCGTCTTCGGCAGCTCCAGCACCCAAGCCATCTCCCAAGGGGCAGAAACAGTCTCTTATCCTCATTGAAGAGGCCGATGTTTTGTATGAAGAGGACAAGCAATTCTGGGCCACGttgatgggcatgatgaATCAATCGAGGCGGCCATTCGTTATCACCTGCAATGATGAGAGCCTCATCCCGCTTCAGAGTCTAAATCTCCATGGGATTTTCCGCTTTTCGCCAGCACCAATGCCTGTGGCTGTAGATCTTTGCCTCGTTATTGCTGCAAATGAAGGCCATAGTCTGCGGAGGTCCGCTGTTGAGTCTCTGTATCGGGCTCGGTATCATGACTTGCGAGCCACCATTTCGGATCTCAACTTCTGGTGTCAAATCGGAGTAGGCGACCGCAGGGGAGGATTCGACTGGTTTTACAAGCGGTGGCCTAAAGGTTGCGATATAGACAAACGTGGCGACATAGTTCGAGTCATTAGTGAAGACACGTACCAGAATGGCATGGGCTGGATCGGCAGGGATGTCATTGTATCAGAGTGCGACAGGTATGACAGAGAAGTCGAGGCTTTACGGCAATGTTGGAATTTTTGGCGAGCGGACGTTGGCGATTGGTGTCAGTCAAGCGAGCTATGTAAGGTGACGAAAGCGACATTGGAAGCTCCCGAAGCATACGGCAAGAAAGCGGCTGCACTTGAGGCCCTTGATCAGTTCTACCAGGCAATGAGCGATGCTGATATTTGTTCGGGTGGCGTCTGTGCAACCTGGATGCGGGAACCGGTTGATGCGTCTCTTCCTGATCTTCCCACCAAGACGAGAGACGACTTCATAATCGGGCGCAGCTTGTTAGAAGCAGATGGCTATACACAAACCGCCAACCCGAGTAAGACGATTTCAATGGCGTTGAAATCGCAAGCCCGGGCACAACTCCGTTCACAGCTGCAAGACATACGACAGTCACCAGATAGTCTGGGGTTGGGTCCGATCGACGAGTCTTGGACGGTGTCAAGGCTAGAAGCATCCTTCCACAAGAGTCCCAGCACTGTCACCAGGATGGACATTGCGTACGCATTCGACCCCATTGCTGTAGCGCCCAAGTCGCAGCCATCTTCGCATCTCGATCCCTCCGTCTTTGACCGCACGATGAGGTTGATTGTTCTGGATGTGGCTCCGTGGATCCGTGGCATCGTGGCCTTTGAGCATCAACTCATGCAGGAAAGGCTAAAGCTCAGCAGTATTTTGAGCGAAGGCGGGACACGAAAGCGTATGCGTAACACGAGAAGTGCGTACTCGGCTCTGGAAGGTGGCGAACGTGGAAGCACCCGACGAGAACAATACTTTGGAGACTGTCTTACCACGCAGCTGGTAATGAGAACTGGTGGTGATTCTTGGCAAAATTCCCTGGCCAGTGTACGAAGCAGTATTCATGGCACAGAAACGCCTACAAATGAACGGGCCACACCAATGGAAGAGACGGATCTATAA